The following coding sequences lie in one Alloacidobacterium dinghuense genomic window:
- a CDS encoding ArsR/SmtB family transcription factor, whose amino-acid sequence MARAATTTDVFNAIAEPRRREIIGMLSDGGEHAVGDVVLRLRMPQPTVSKHLGVLRKVGVVTVSKRGQMRYYRLNAKELKPVHDWVKVFERFWTHQLDRIKIRAEQKMAERIARENQTDRNREEK is encoded by the coding sequence ATGGCAAGAGCGGCTACCACCACCGATGTCTTCAACGCGATTGCTGAGCCGCGGCGGCGGGAGATTATCGGCATGCTTTCTGATGGTGGGGAGCATGCGGTGGGGGATGTGGTGCTGCGGTTGCGGATGCCGCAGCCGACAGTGTCGAAGCACCTTGGCGTGTTGCGCAAGGTGGGCGTGGTGACGGTGTCGAAGCGCGGGCAGATGCGCTACTACCGCCTGAACGCGAAGGAGCTGAAGCCTGTGCATGACTGGGTGAAGGTGTTTGAGCGCTTCTGGACGCACCAGCTCGACCGCATCAAGATACGCGCCGAGCAGAAGATGGCGGAGCGGATAGCCCGCGAAAATCAGACCGATCGGAATCGGGAGGAGAAATGA
- a CDS encoding DUF899 domain-containing protein, translated as MSAVVQDHPVVSQEEWLEARKELLTEEKKLTRLRDELSRKRRELPWVKIEKSYVFDGPNGKETLADLFDGRSQLVVYHFMFGPAWEAGCPRCSMGADHFDRSVIHLAQRDVTLIAISRAPFAKIDAFKKRMGWGFKWVSSYGRDFNYDYRVSFTPEEMASHKFDYNYGLSGFPSEEATGTSVFYKDSDGNVFHTYSSYARGGEGMLLPYHFLDMVPKGRDEEELLPDGMAWVRHHDRYDNQQSKAQCHG; from the coding sequence ATGAGCGCAGTTGTGCAGGATCACCCGGTTGTTTCACAGGAAGAATGGCTTGAGGCGAGGAAGGAATTGCTGACCGAGGAGAAAAAGCTTACACGGTTGCGGGATGAGTTGAGCCGCAAGCGTCGTGAGCTGCCGTGGGTGAAGATCGAGAAGAGCTATGTGTTTGATGGGCCAAACGGCAAGGAAACGCTGGCGGATCTGTTTGATGGGCGCAGCCAGTTGGTTGTATATCACTTCATGTTCGGACCGGCTTGGGAAGCAGGATGCCCGCGATGCTCGATGGGGGCGGATCATTTCGATCGAAGCGTGATTCATCTGGCGCAGCGCGATGTGACGCTGATCGCGATTTCCCGGGCTCCGTTCGCGAAGATTGACGCATTCAAGAAACGCATGGGATGGGGCTTCAAGTGGGTGTCGTCGTACGGCAGAGACTTCAACTATGACTATCGCGTGTCGTTCACCCCGGAGGAGATGGCGAGCCACAAGTTTGATTACAACTATGGTTTGAGCGGATTTCCGAGCGAGGAAGCAACGGGCACGAGCGTCTTCTACAAGGATAGCGATGGCAATGTCTTCCATACATATTCGTCGTACGCGCGAGGAGGCGAAGGGATGCTGCTTCCCTATCACTTCCTTGACATGGTGCCGAAGGGGCGGGATGAAGAGGAGTTGTTGCCAGACGGGATGGCGTGGGTTCGTCATCACGACCGCTACGACAATCAACAGTCGAAGGCACAGTGCCACGGGTGA
- the hpnH gene encoding adenosyl-hopene transferase HpnH, protein MAVPVSQAWTVATYVLKQKIKGRKRFPLVTMLEPLFRCNLACAGCGKIQYPAHILKQELSPEECFRAVEESGTPMVSIPGGEPLLHPQIDKIVEGLVARKKYVYMCTNALLLKEKLHLFKPSKYLSFSVHLDGQREHHDFSVCREGGYDIALEGIKAAIAAGFRVTTNTTLFDGADPNSVRAFFDELMEVGVEGMMVAPGYTYEKAPDQKHFLGRARSRRLFRSILSNRKKTWKFNASPMYMEFLMGKREFACTPWGMPAYSVFGWQKPCYLLQDGYADTFQELIDTTDWSNYGTESGNPKCANCMVHSGYEASGVYYTFGSLHGLIDTAMAVFFDKYEDRGALDLLNEPVKPVHSFNPLIQIETKVNVVEQQGTTA, encoded by the coding sequence ATGGCTGTACCAGTTTCCCAGGCATGGACCGTAGCAACCTACGTCCTCAAGCAAAAGATCAAGGGACGCAAGCGCTTTCCGCTCGTCACCATGCTCGAGCCGCTCTTCCGCTGCAATCTGGCCTGCGCCGGATGCGGCAAGATCCAATACCCGGCGCACATCCTCAAGCAGGAGCTGTCGCCGGAAGAGTGCTTCCGCGCCGTCGAAGAATCCGGCACGCCGATGGTCTCGATCCCCGGAGGCGAACCGCTACTGCACCCGCAGATCGATAAGATTGTCGAAGGCCTCGTTGCGCGTAAGAAGTACGTCTACATGTGCACAAACGCGCTGCTTCTTAAAGAGAAGCTTCACCTTTTCAAGCCGAGCAAGTACCTGTCGTTTTCGGTCCATCTCGACGGCCAGCGCGAGCACCACGACTTCTCTGTCTGCCGCGAAGGCGGATACGACATCGCACTTGAAGGCATCAAGGCAGCTATCGCCGCAGGCTTCCGCGTCACCACCAACACGACCCTCTTCGACGGAGCCGACCCGAATTCAGTCCGCGCGTTCTTCGACGAGCTGATGGAAGTCGGTGTCGAAGGCATGATGGTTGCCCCGGGCTACACCTACGAGAAGGCGCCCGACCAGAAGCACTTCCTCGGCCGCGCCCGTTCGCGCCGACTCTTTCGTTCGATCCTCTCGAACCGCAAGAAGACCTGGAAGTTCAACGCCTCGCCCATGTACATGGAATTCCTCATGGGCAAGCGTGAGTTCGCCTGCACCCCATGGGGCATGCCCGCCTACAGCGTCTTCGGCTGGCAAAAACCCTGCTACCTGCTGCAGGACGGCTACGCTGACACCTTCCAGGAACTGATCGACACCACCGACTGGTCCAACTATGGCACCGAATCCGGCAATCCGAAGTGCGCCAACTGCATGGTCCACTCCGGCTACGAAGCCTCCGGCGTCTACTACACCTTCGGCTCGCTGCACGGCCTCATCGACACTGCCATGGCCGTCTTCTTCGACAAATACGAGGATCGCGGTGCGCTCGACCTGCTCAACGAGCCGGTCAAGCCCGTGCACAGCTTCAACCCGCTCATCCAGATCGAAACCAAGGTCAACGTCGTCGAGCAGCAGGGAACCACAGCATGA
- a CDS encoding M16 family metallopeptidase — MRSKQARRVCLFFLLFIALTFNLRLLAASADEFHVPVEYYKLPNGLRVVLSPDHTAPTVCVGVYYRIGFRIEPKDRTGFAHLFEHMMFQGSANLGKMEFIKLIQSNGGILNGSTRFDFTNYFEVVPSNKLETILWAEADRMSGLAVTEDNLKNQQGVVGNEVKVNVLNRPYGGFPWIDLPMAANTNWYNAHNFYGDLSDIESAKLDEVKKFFDTYYAPNNAALAIVGDFEPADAKKFVEKYFGSIKPSQLPPQPDLTEPRQEKEKVITKTDPLAPRPALAIAYHMPDRNTPEYYAMGLIEQMLIEGNDSLLYKELVQKRGLTDSIEGGINLLGNMFDYAGPMLLSADVRYDPTTTSDTILAAMDTAINPLLEKPVDKQLLDRARVKARSSLYDTMTQFGGFGLMDLLSSFALFDDDPSHVNSIVPEFDKVTPELIQKTAQEYLRKTNRTVVIVQPAPKNTAAAPAQKP, encoded by the coding sequence ATGCGAAGCAAGCAGGCAAGACGAGTGTGTCTGTTCTTTCTATTGTTCATTGCCTTGACGTTCAATCTGCGACTACTCGCGGCGTCAGCCGACGAGTTCCACGTGCCCGTCGAATACTACAAGCTGCCCAACGGCCTGCGCGTGGTGCTCTCACCCGACCACACTGCGCCTACGGTCTGCGTAGGCGTTTATTACCGCATCGGCTTCCGCATCGAACCCAAGGACCGGACCGGTTTCGCGCACCTCTTCGAACACATGATGTTCCAGGGCTCAGCCAATCTCGGCAAAATGGAGTTCATCAAGCTCATCCAGTCCAACGGCGGCATCCTCAACGGCTCCACGCGTTTTGATTTCACGAATTATTTTGAAGTCGTCCCATCGAACAAACTCGAAACCATCCTGTGGGCCGAAGCCGACCGCATGAGCGGCCTCGCCGTCACCGAAGACAACCTCAAGAACCAGCAGGGCGTTGTCGGCAACGAAGTCAAGGTCAACGTCCTCAACCGTCCCTATGGCGGTTTCCCATGGATTGACCTGCCCATGGCCGCCAATACCAACTGGTACAACGCCCACAACTTCTACGGCGATCTGAGCGACATCGAATCCGCCAAGCTCGATGAAGTAAAGAAATTCTTCGACACCTACTACGCGCCCAACAACGCAGCACTGGCAATCGTCGGCGATTTCGAACCGGCTGACGCCAAGAAGTTCGTCGAAAAATATTTCGGCTCCATCAAGCCATCGCAATTGCCTCCGCAACCCGACCTCACCGAGCCGCGCCAGGAAAAGGAAAAAGTCATCACCAAGACTGACCCGCTGGCGCCGCGCCCCGCGCTCGCCATCGCCTACCACATGCCCGACCGCAATACGCCCGAGTACTACGCGATGGGCCTCATCGAACAGATGCTCATCGAAGGCAATGACAGCCTGCTCTACAAGGAACTCGTCCAGAAGCGGGGCCTGACTGACTCGATCGAGGGCGGCATCAATCTCCTCGGCAACATGTTCGACTACGCCGGCCCCATGCTGCTTTCCGCCGACGTTCGCTACGACCCCACCACTACATCGGACACGATCCTCGCCGCCATGGACACCGCCATCAACCCGCTGCTCGAAAAGCCTGTGGACAAGCAACTGCTCGACCGCGCCCGCGTCAAGGCGCGCTCCAGTCTCTACGACACCATGACGCAATTTGGCGGCTTCGGCCTCATGGACCTGCTCTCCAGCTTCGCCCTCTTCGACGATGATCCGTCGCACGTCAATTCCATCGTGCCGGAGTTCGACAAGGTCACGCCGGAGCTGATCCAGAAAACCGCTCAGGAATACCTGCGGAAGACCAACCGCACCGTCGTCATCGTGCAACCCGCACCCAAGAACACAGCCGCCGCGCCGGCGCAGAAGCCGTAG
- a CDS encoding ABC transporter permease, with protein MPKLRALWIRLRGLIGRKSEDFNAELESHLQLHIEDNLRRGMTPEQARREALIKLGGIEQTRQAYRERQSLPPIESLWQDIRFGLRMLWKSPGFTVTAVLTLALGIGANTAIFSVVKAVLMAPLPYKDPSRIVAVWTASPARGNQPLPNSPGDFAIWKKSGIFEDLAPSYDDEKTLTGQGSPQFLIGYAVSANYLRILGVQPQLGRLYTDEEDKPGGPKVALLSNHLWRATFHSDPNIVGKAITLDGKPCTVLGVMPPTFDYPPTVDLWNPAAMAPSDFDDFNRTYVRILGRLRSGITLEAAQKEINALEAQTALAHPSTDNGNRVVLAPIRQQLVGDIRKPLLILLGAVGLVLLIACANTAGLALARNAERQKEISVRLALGATRLRLLRQFVTENLLLAIMGGAAGILLALAGTRLLLPLFPNDVANLQIPKVTEIPIDGGVLLFALVITMLSTFLFGVLPVLKATRAEASDAMKESARSATASRRSNRSRSAIVVSEVAISLILLTAAGLVVASFQRVMNSDLGFQSDHVLALQVFLPLDRYPSNDQEKRRALVNEAISRMSAVPGVKSAGATNFLPLIGFWGTTNFLFHGQVPPKDGQLPEADNRLMTPGYMQTMGIPLLRGRAFTDADRSDSAHVAMINQTFARQYFKDKDPIGEELNLGTVDKPDWWRIVGISGDVKSFGQDQPTHADIYRPFDQDPFPLVAFVLHTDTDPASMIKPAEQALWSLDPDLPVFKAIPMDSLANQSLALRRASSVLISGFAILALVLACIGIYGVMAYAVTQRTQEIGVRMALGAGRSDVLRLILGFGFRLILAGVIIGLAGALATTRLLTSLLFETTPLNPLIFSSAAAVLIAVAVLASYLPARRAASIDPINALRTE; from the coding sequence ATGCCAAAGTTGCGAGCACTATGGATTCGGCTCCGCGGACTCATCGGCCGCAAATCAGAGGATTTCAATGCCGAACTCGAAAGCCACCTCCAACTCCACATTGAGGACAATCTCCGCCGAGGCATGACGCCCGAACAAGCCCGCCGCGAAGCTCTGATCAAACTCGGAGGCATAGAGCAGACAAGACAGGCTTACCGAGAGCGCCAAAGCCTGCCCCCGATCGAAAGCCTGTGGCAGGACATCCGCTTCGGCCTGCGCATGCTCTGGAAAAGTCCCGGCTTCACTGTCACAGCCGTTTTAACGCTCGCCCTCGGCATCGGCGCAAACACTGCCATCTTCTCCGTAGTCAAAGCCGTCCTGATGGCCCCGCTTCCGTACAAGGACCCGAGCCGCATCGTCGCCGTATGGACAGCGAGCCCTGCACGCGGAAATCAGCCTCTTCCCAACTCTCCAGGCGACTTCGCCATTTGGAAAAAGAGCGGCATCTTCGAAGATCTCGCACCCTCCTATGACGACGAAAAAACGCTGACCGGGCAGGGTTCGCCGCAATTCCTCATCGGCTACGCTGTCTCGGCAAACTACCTCCGCATCCTCGGCGTCCAGCCGCAGTTAGGCCGCCTCTACACCGACGAAGAAGACAAGCCCGGCGGCCCAAAAGTAGCGCTGCTCAGCAATCATCTCTGGCGCGCAACCTTTCATTCTGACCCCAACATCGTCGGCAAAGCCATCACTCTAGACGGCAAGCCCTGTACCGTTCTTGGTGTCATGCCGCCGACATTCGACTACCCGCCAACCGTCGATCTCTGGAACCCGGCCGCTATGGCCCCGTCCGACTTCGACGACTTCAACCGCACCTACGTCCGCATTCTCGGACGCCTCCGCTCCGGAATCACTCTTGAAGCAGCGCAAAAAGAAATCAACGCGCTCGAAGCCCAGACTGCTCTCGCACATCCATCCACTGACAATGGCAACCGCGTCGTCCTCGCCCCCATTCGCCAGCAGCTTGTGGGTGACATCCGCAAGCCGCTGCTGATTCTCCTCGGTGCTGTCGGTCTAGTGCTGCTGATCGCCTGCGCCAACACCGCAGGCCTCGCGCTCGCGCGCAATGCCGAGCGGCAAAAGGAAATCTCCGTGCGCCTCGCCCTAGGCGCAACTCGCTTGCGCCTGCTGCGACAGTTCGTTACCGAAAACCTGCTCCTCGCCATCATGGGCGGAGCCGCGGGCATACTGCTCGCGCTCGCCGGAACACGCCTCCTGCTTCCGCTTTTCCCCAACGACGTAGCGAACCTGCAAATCCCGAAAGTGACAGAGATCCCCATCGACGGCGGCGTCCTCCTCTTCGCATTAGTCATCACGATGCTCTCGACATTTCTTTTCGGAGTGCTGCCGGTGCTCAAAGCCACACGCGCTGAAGCCAGTGACGCGATGAAGGAATCAGCGCGCAGCGCAACAGCCAGCCGCCGCTCGAATCGCTCCCGCAGCGCCATCGTCGTCTCGGAAGTTGCGATCTCGCTCATCCTGCTCACCGCCGCCGGACTCGTCGTGGCAAGCTTTCAGCGGGTCATGAACTCCGATCTCGGCTTTCAGTCCGATCACGTCCTCGCGCTCCAGGTCTTTCTACCGCTCGACCGCTATCCAAGCAACGATCAGGAAAAAAGACGAGCACTCGTCAATGAAGCCATCAGCAGGATGAGCGCCGTGCCCGGAGTGAAATCAGCCGGAGCGACAAACTTCCTGCCGCTCATCGGTTTCTGGGGCACAACCAATTTTCTGTTTCATGGACAGGTCCCGCCCAAAGACGGCCAGCTCCCCGAAGCCGACAACCGCCTCATGACTCCGGGCTACATGCAGACCATGGGCATCCCGCTGCTTCGCGGACGAGCCTTCACCGACGCCGACCGTTCCGACAGCGCTCACGTAGCGATGATCAACCAGACTTTCGCGCGGCAATACTTCAAGGACAAAGATCCCATCGGCGAAGAATTGAACCTCGGTACCGTCGACAAGCCTGACTGGTGGCGCATCGTCGGCATCAGCGGCGACGTCAAATCCTTCGGCCAGGACCAGCCCACCCACGCCGATATCTACCGCCCGTTTGATCAAGACCCATTTCCACTCGTCGCATTCGTGCTGCACACCGACACTGATCCCGCGTCGATGATCAAGCCCGCTGAACAAGCCTTGTGGAGCCTCGATCCTGACCTGCCCGTCTTCAAAGCCATCCCCATGGACTCACTCGCCAACCAATCGCTCGCCCTGCGACGCGCAAGCTCTGTGCTGATCTCAGGCTTTGCCATCCTGGCATTAGTGCTCGCCTGCATCGGCATCTACGGAGTGATGGCCTATGCTGTCACACAGCGCACGCAGGAGATTGGCGTGCGCATGGCGTTAGGAGCAGGCCGCTCTGACGTGCTGCGTCTGATCCTTGGTTTTGGCTTCCGTTTGATCCTCGCCGGTGTAATCATCGGACTGGCGGGCGCGCTCGCAACCACTAGGCTGCTCACGAGCCTGCTCTTCGAGACAACTCCATTGAATCCGCTGATCTTTTCGTCGGCAGCCGCAGTGCTGATAGCAGTTGCCGTTCTGGCTTCCTATCTACCAGCAAGACGAGCAGCCTCCATCGATCCCATCAACGCCCTGCGGACGGAATAG
- a CDS encoding putative quinol monooxygenase — protein sequence MVKYSIWAEVHAKPGKEAEVEAFLKSAQPLAEQEPGTLTWYVVRLGPYGFGIFDTFADEAGRDAHLNGEIAKALFSEQTKALLAKDPNVSKIDVIAAKGPGA from the coding sequence ATGGTCAAGTATTCAATTTGGGCGGAAGTTCATGCGAAGCCGGGTAAAGAGGCTGAGGTAGAAGCGTTTTTGAAGTCGGCACAGCCTTTGGCAGAGCAGGAACCAGGCACGTTGACGTGGTACGTGGTGCGGCTCGGGCCGTACGGTTTCGGCATCTTTGACACCTTTGCGGATGAGGCGGGGCGCGATGCACATCTGAATGGCGAGATTGCGAAGGCGCTCTTCAGCGAGCAGACGAAGGCGCTGTTGGCGAAGGATCCGAACGTGAGCAAAATCGATGTGATCGCGGCGAAGGGGCCGGGGGCTTAG
- a CDS encoding SRPBCC family protein — protein MGTATAPKAQQNLQVLEVVREVEIAASIDIVFETVLEQLGPMLSCGEDAPLLDMKLEAWPGGRWFRDLGNGAGHLWGHVQAIRPPELLELHGPMFMSAAATSHVQFRLQEVDGLTRLDFSHRAMGLIPLELQDGVDVNQGWTNYFAKLRGCVDKRLKP, from the coding sequence ATGGGGACAGCGACAGCGCCGAAGGCACAACAGAATCTGCAGGTGCTCGAAGTGGTGCGCGAGGTAGAGATTGCGGCCTCGATTGACATTGTTTTTGAGACGGTTCTGGAACAGCTTGGCCCGATGCTGAGCTGTGGCGAGGATGCACCACTGCTCGATATGAAGCTGGAGGCATGGCCGGGCGGACGCTGGTTCCGTGATCTGGGTAACGGCGCCGGACATTTGTGGGGTCATGTGCAGGCGATTCGGCCGCCAGAGTTGCTTGAGCTTCATGGGCCGATGTTCATGTCGGCTGCGGCGACCTCGCATGTGCAGTTTCGGTTGCAGGAAGTCGATGGTTTGACGCGCCTTGACTTTTCGCATCGGGCGATGGGGCTGATACCGCTGGAACTTCAGGATGGCGTCGACGTGAACCAAGGCTGGACAAACTATTTCGCGAAGCTCCGGGGCTGCGTGGACAAGCGCCTGAAGCCGTAA
- a CDS encoding DUF899 domain-containing protein, producing MATMSVSHKIVSRAEWLAARKALLAREKELTRLRDVLNQQRRELPWVRVEKNYVFDGPDGKVTLANLFDGRSQLIVQHFMFGPGWKEGCVGCSFKSDHIDGTLAHLEHHDVSFVSVSRAPLEEIETFKERMGWKFKWVSSYGSDFNYDFHVSFTLEEIASGKVFYNYAMIDASIEELSGDSVFYKDSSGDIYHTYSTHGRGDEQFVSTYMYLDIAPKGRNENGPRYNLTDWVRHHDRYEADGSVNEHGRYVAAKNVSACGCAESES from the coding sequence ATGGCAACAATGAGTGTGAGCCACAAGATCGTATCGCGGGCGGAGTGGCTGGCAGCGCGAAAGGCGCTGCTGGCGCGGGAGAAAGAATTAACGCGGCTGCGCGATGTTTTAAACCAGCAGCGGCGCGAATTGCCGTGGGTGCGGGTTGAGAAGAATTACGTTTTCGATGGACCCGATGGAAAAGTAACGCTGGCAAACCTCTTTGACGGGCGCAGCCAGCTGATTGTTCAGCACTTTATGTTCGGGCCAGGATGGAAGGAGGGTTGTGTCGGGTGTTCTTTCAAGTCCGATCACATTGATGGAACGCTGGCGCATCTGGAGCACCATGATGTTTCGTTCGTCTCAGTCTCGCGGGCGCCGCTCGAAGAGATTGAAACGTTCAAAGAGCGCATGGGATGGAAGTTCAAGTGGGTGTCTTCGTATGGCAGCGACTTCAACTACGACTTCCATGTGTCGTTCACGCTGGAAGAGATTGCGAGCGGCAAGGTTTTCTATAACTATGCCATGATCGATGCTTCGATCGAGGAGCTTTCCGGGGACAGCGTCTTCTATAAGGATTCAAGCGGCGACATTTACCACACCTATTCGACGCACGGGCGTGGCGATGAGCAGTTTGTCTCGACGTACATGTATCTCGACATTGCGCCTAAGGGCCGCAATGAGAATGGGCCTCGTTACAACCTGACGGACTGGGTTCGGCACCATGACCGCTACGAAGCTGACGGCTCGGTGAACGAGCATGGGCGATATGTTGCGGCCAAGAATGTCTCAGCGTGTGGTTGCGCGGAGAGTGAGTCGTGA
- a CDS encoding SRPBCC family protein encodes MSVKMTEQVEVLEVTREIEIAATIDVVWETLLENMGPLNEAPDKTPHNLTLEAWPGGRWYRDFGSNTGYWWGTVQAIRPPELLEMHGPMFMSAPAVNHVIFRLKKENGLTRIDFAHRAVGLIPHHLMDGVDVNNGWDNFFVNVRAGVDERAKR; translated from the coding sequence ATGAGCGTGAAGATGACCGAGCAGGTCGAAGTTCTTGAAGTAACGCGCGAGATCGAGATTGCGGCGACGATCGATGTCGTCTGGGAGACATTACTTGAGAACATGGGGCCGCTCAATGAGGCTCCCGACAAGACGCCGCACAATTTGACACTGGAGGCGTGGCCGGGCGGACGCTGGTATCGCGACTTTGGCAGCAACACCGGTTATTGGTGGGGCACAGTGCAGGCGATCAGGCCTCCTGAGCTGCTCGAGATGCACGGGCCGATGTTCATGTCGGCGCCTGCGGTGAATCACGTGATCTTTCGGCTGAAGAAAGAAAACGGGCTGACGCGCATCGACTTTGCACACCGCGCGGTGGGGCTGATTCCGCATCACCTGATGGATGGAGTGGATGTGAATAACGGCTGGGACAACTTTTTTGTGAATGTTCGTGCGGGCGTGGACGAACGCGCAAAACGTTAG